A DNA window from Mytilus edulis chromosome 14, xbMytEdul2.2, whole genome shotgun sequence contains the following coding sequences:
- the LOC139504530 gene encoding keratin-associated protein 19-2-like yields the protein MKLAIATVAVLVCLCGMKGISATGYGSSGYGSSYGGSYGGVGYGGGYGGGYGQSGYGSYGGYGNYGGYGKGGYSGYGHQSSGYGKKGYSGYGKKGGFVDETITYMPYQVPIMGAGYGGIGGGIGGGYGGLDSGLGGGLLGGGGGGGLFGGGSEGLILLLLIVPFLLSNNNNNNGK from the exons ATGAAATTAGCTATCGCCACAGTTGCTGTTTTGGTTTGCCTTTGTGGCATGAAGGGAATCAGTGCTACCGGGTACGGTAGTTCAGGATATGGATCTAGCTACGGAGGTAGTTATGGAGGAGTCGGATACGGTGGTGGATACGGGGGTGGATATGGACAGTCCGGATATGGAAGTTATGGTGGATACGGAAATTATGGCGGATACGGCAAGGGAGGTTACTCTGGCTATGGACATCAAAGTTCCGGATATGGCAAAAAAGGTTATTCTGGTTACGGAAAGAAGGGAGGTTTTGTTGACGAAACAATTACCTATATGCCATACCAAGTACCAATAATGGGAGCAGGATACGGCGGTATCGGAGGTGGTATTGGAGGTGGATATGGTGGTCTCGATTCCGGTCTCGGCGGTGGACTTCTCGGAGGTGGTGGTGGTGGCGGACTTTTTGGCGGCGGTAGTGAAGGACTCA tTCTTCTTCTGCTCATCGTTCCATTCCTTCTgtccaacaacaacaacaataacgGAAAATAA